From the genome of Reinekea thalattae:
CCACTGATGAATCTGTTCATGCGTTACTGCCTTGTTAAGCGAGTGCAGCGCCACCTTAACTTCGGCACCAACCGCTTTGGTCAAATCTTCAGCAAGCAGCGAAGAAACCACGTTTAAGCTTTCAAAACGACTTTGATTAAACGAATTCAAGTACAGCTTGAACGACTTAGATTCAATGATATTGACTGACGACGCGGGAATATAAAATACCGCGATAGCTACCATCGGCTTGCCTTTTAAGTTTAGCCACGACAACTCATAACCGTTCCATATATCGACGCCATGGAACGGCAAGTCACGGTCCGTCAAACCAAGCTCTTCGCGCTTAGCGACACGTGCAATAGGAAAAAGTAAGCTGGCATCGTATTGGTCGATGTAACGACTGGTTTTTCCTAATGGTGATGATTCTGGAGAATTAATAATCAACTTCCCTTAAGAGCGCATACCGCGCCCTACTTTCAATAAGTACATTGCCCAGCTGGTGAGCACCGCAACAAAGACTAGCAACACAATATAGGCAGTCATCGGTGTAATATCCGACACGCCAATAATGCCATAACGGAAGGTATTCACCATATAGAGGATCGGATTCAATTTACTAATCCACTGCCAAACTTCAGGTAGTAATGTTACCGAATAAAAAACACCGCCGAGGTAAGTTAACGGCGTCAAAATAAAGGTTGGCACTATGGTGACGTCATCAAATTTTGTTGCATAAACCGCGTTGATAAAACCAGCCAACGAAAAAGCAATTGCCGTTAACAGAATCACCGAAATGGTGATTAACGGATGCTCTACCGACAGGCTTGAAAACCAAAGACTCAAAAACAATACGATCATACCGCAAGCTAATCCACGAGCAACGCCACCGGCAACATAACCCGATAAAATAATCCAATTAGGCACTGGCGCAACCATTAGTTCTTCAATCGAGCGCTGAAACTTATTGGAGAAAAAACTTGAGCTAACATTGCCATAACTGTTGGTGATCACAGACATCATAATCAGACCTGGCACAATAAACTGCATGTAGCTGAAGCCGCCCATTTCACCAATTCGGCCGCCGATCAGATTGCCGAAAATAACAAAGTACAACACCATAGTAATGGCTGGCGGCAATAGCGTTTGTGGCCAAATACGTAAAAATCGGCGTATTTCTTTAGAAACAATGGTCGTAAAGGCGACCCAGTAATTCGCATTCATATCTAGGCTTCCTGTTCCTTTTTCCCTGTTAAATCGACAAACAATTCTTCCAACCGATTGGTCTTTGGACGAATGCTAATCGCATCAATGCCACACTGACTCAATTGCATGAACAACGAATTCAAACTGGTACCCTTTTTGAGGGTACATTCAATACTATAAGAATCGATCAATTGCGCATTAAATTCCGACAGTGCATCCGGTAATTGCTTAAGTTCTGCCTGTACATCGACAACAAAAACCGAGTTATCTTTTTCATTTAACAGGTCTTTGGTTGCGCCCTGAGCAATGATATTACCAGCGCCAATTATGGCGAGGTTACGGCAAAGCGATTCTGCTTCTTCTAAATAGTGAGTGGTTAGGATAATCGTGATGCCTTGAGCATTGAGCTCAGTTAAGAATCGCCACATGGATCGGCGTATTTCAATATCAACACCAGCGGTTGGTTCATCCAAAATAAGAATTTTGGGTTCGTGCACCAACGCTCGGGCGATCATCAATCGGCGCTTCATACCACCAGATAGCATCACCGCCTGATTATTACGCTTATCCCATAAATCCAATTGCTTGAGGTATTTTTCGGCCCGCTGCAACGCCAACTTAGTTGGCAAGCCATAATAGCCAGCTTGCTGGACAATAATATCAATAACTTTTTCAAAGCTATTGAAATTAAATTCTTGCGGCACAACGCCCAGACTGCGCTTAACTTGCTCACGCTCGGTATCTAGGTCAAAACCATTGACCTTAACGACCCCTTGGGTTTTATTGACTAACGAAGATACGATACCCAAGGTGGTGGATTTCCCAGCACCATTGGGGCCGAGTAATGCAAAAAAATCGCCCTGCTGGACATTGAGTTCGACGCCCTTGAGCGCCTGAAAACCATTGTCATAGACTTTGGTCAGGTTGGATATTTCCAGTGCATAACTCATCAGTGGCTCACTTTAAGACATGGCTAATACAGTTGTAGCCCTTAATGGGTGTGAAGCCTAAGAATTCAACACTGATTCAGTCGATTGCCGCCCAGATTAAGACTCTTTATTTTTAACGCGCTGTTTGAGTACATTTTCAACATAAGACTGTGAGGCGAATGGCATACCGACATCGGCATGTCGCTCCTCACTCAAGTACCAGCGGTGCTCAAGAATTTCATGGAAGATTTCGGCGTCATCGAGGCCGTTTTTTAGCTCTTCAGGTACCACCTGCAAGCAGGGATTAAATATATCCGACATCCAGCGATAGGCGGCAACCGGAATAGGCACATCATAATTTTCTTGCTGTGAGAGTAATACTCGATAACGATTCAGGCTGTTAAGTAACCTGCGGGCTTGGTTTTCTTGCACTTGTAGGCCGGTGAGCGCAGCCAGCTTGCGTTTATGATGCCAGTGCTCAACGACGCGCGGCACCATTTTGACCTTTTGACCATCCTCTTCTATTGAGATTTCCATCTCTTCGACATCAAAACCCAAATCGTTAATGCGGCTGATACGCTTCTCTATTAGGTACTGATCTTCAGAGTCAAACAGTTCAAACTGCGTCAATTCATTCCACAGCTGGGTATATTTGGTGATTAATGAGTCTGCTAAATCGACAGGATCCAAACCTGGCGGTAAGCAATTAGCGGCCTCTAGATCCATTAGATCGCCAGCAATGTTGGTGTGCGCTAATTCTAAATCGAATTCACGCCGACGATCCGGTACCTTATCGAGCAGATCTCCCGTTTCGGCATCGACCAAATAGGCCGCCATCAAACCGGCATCGCGTTTAAAAAGCGCATTTGAAAAGGAGCAATCACCCCAATAAAACCCTGATAAGTGCAGCCTTGCCAGTAACTCTGCCAATGCATCCAGCATTTGCTCTAACTGCAGTTGTTGAATGCCATTTTCGATGATGATTCGATACGGCAGTGCACCGACCATATAGCTGGTAATCAACAAGCCTCGACCTGCAACTTTTTTATTTTGCTGCTTTTCTTGCTCCGAAAGGTGGGCGTCACGCTCGGTGACAATACCGACTGGCTCAACCACCGGCAAACCTAATTCTTGTAACTCACGCAGCAGCCGATACTCTTTTTCTGCAATCGGCGTCGCCAATTCTTTTAGCGCATAAACGTGACCATGATAAGAAATAAACTTAACCACATTTCGATGAATACCATGCGCGACCTCAACGAAGCTCGATGCCGGCCAGTCGGTCAAATGACGCGACCAAGGCAGACGCAAGTCGGTAAAGTAATGACTTGGAGAAGCGATCTTAAACTTCATCGAAACCTCAGCCTCGTGCTTTGGCAGTTAAGTTAAATATAACGGAAGAATCCGTGCCTGCTTGCCAAACAAACAGGCACGAAGCTGGCCAGCTATAGGCGATCTTGGGTGTCGCCATCAAATAGATGCAGCTTGTCTGTATTGATCACCAACGCAACGGTATCGCCTACCTTCGGCGCGCGGTAAACATCCATTTTAGCAATCATTGGTTTTTCTTCGCCTTCCATAACAAAGTGCACAACAACCTCGTGACCCAGTGTTTCAACAATCGTCACCTTGCCGCTAATGGGCGCTTTATGGCTCCATTCACTTTCATCGGCACCTCGAACATGCTCAGGTCGAAAGCCAACATAGACTGTTTTGCCTTTGCGCTCAGCAACAGCTTCTTTCCATTGCTCTGGCACATCCAGTGTCACTATCGGATGACTCAATTGAGTGCCATCTTCAGAGACGCTCATCTTCACCACGTTCATGTTAGGTGTGCCAATAAATTGCGCTACAAAGACATTAGCTGGTGAATCGTAAAGCTCGAGAGGCGTACCTACTTGACGCAACACGCCGTCGTGCAGCACGGCAATACGATCGCCCATAGTCATCGCTTCAACCTGATCATGCGTTACATAAACGGAAGTGATACCTAGACGCTTTTGCAAATTGGCAATCTCGGCTCGCA
Proteins encoded in this window:
- a CDS encoding ABC transporter ATP-binding protein: MSYALEISNLTKVYDNGFQALKGVELNVQQGDFFALLGPNGAGKSTTLGIVSSLVNKTQGVVKVNGFDLDTEREQVKRSLGVVPQEFNFNSFEKVIDIIVQQAGYYGLPTKLALQRAEKYLKQLDLWDKRNNQAVMLSGGMKRRLMIARALVHEPKILILDEPTAGVDIEIRRSMWRFLTELNAQGITIILTTHYLEEAESLCRNLAIIGAGNIIAQGATKDLLNEKDNSVFVVDVQAELKQLPDALSEFNAQLIDSYSIECTLKKGTSLNSLFMQLSQCGIDAISIRPKTNRLEELFVDLTGKKEQEA
- a CDS encoding ABC transporter permease, whose product is MNANYWVAFTTIVSKEIRRFLRIWPQTLLPPAITMVLYFVIFGNLIGGRIGEMGGFSYMQFIVPGLIMMSVITNSYGNVSSSFFSNKFQRSIEELMVAPVPNWIILSGYVAGGVARGLACGMIVLFLSLWFSSLSVEHPLITISVILLTAIAFSLAGFINAVYATKFDDVTIVPTFILTPLTYLGGVFYSVTLLPEVWQWISKLNPILYMVNTFRYGIIGVSDITPMTAYIVLLVFVAVLTSWAMYLLKVGRGMRS
- the queF gene encoding NADPH-dependent 7-cyano-7-deazaguanine reductase QueF (Catalyzes the NADPH-dependent reduction of 7-cyano-7-deazaguanine (preQ0) to 7-aminomethyl-7-deazaguanine (preQ1) in queuosine biosynthesis), producing the protein MIINSPESSPLGKTSRYIDQYDASLLFPIARVAKREELGLTDRDLPFHGVDIWNGYELSWLNLKGKPMVAIAVFYIPASSVNIIESKSFKLYLNSFNQSRFESLNVVSSLLAEDLTKAVGAEVKVALHSLNKAVTHEQIHQWQADCIDDLDIEITDYQTDASLLRCSDEQVQESLCSHLLKSNCLVTGQPDWGSVYIEYSGAKIDRESLLKYLISFRQHNEFHEQCVERIFVDLQQHCQCKSLTVYARYVRRGGLDINPFRSNQADAIVNNLRMVRQ
- a CDS encoding ABC transporter ATP-binding protein — its product is MASIRFEKVVKSYGDVNIIKNLDLDIQDQEFMVLVGPSGCGKSTTLRMIAGLEDITDGSLYIGNREVNDVHPKDRDVAMVFQSYALYPHMTVYENIAFGLRLRKMSKEDIDQLVTEAAETLGLSHLLERKPKALSGGQRQRVALGRAIVRKPAVFLFDEPLSNLDAELRVQMRAEIANLQKRLGITSVYVTHDQVEAMTMGDRIAVLHDGVLRQVGTPLELYDSPANVFVAQFIGTPNMNVVKMSVSEDGTQLSHPIVTLDVPEQWKEAVAERKGKTVYVGFRPEHVRGADESEWSHKAPISGKVTIVETLGHEVVVHFVMEGEEKPMIAKMDVYRAPKVGDTVALVINTDKLHLFDGDTQDRL
- a CDS encoding DUF4032 domain-containing protein, with amino-acid sequence MKFKIASPSHYFTDLRLPWSRHLTDWPASSFVEVAHGIHRNVVKFISYHGHVYALKELATPIAEKEYRLLRELQELGLPVVEPVGIVTERDAHLSEQEKQQNKKVAGRGLLITSYMVGALPYRIIIENGIQQLQLEQMLDALAELLARLHLSGFYWGDCSFSNALFKRDAGLMAAYLVDAETGDLLDKVPDRRREFDLELAHTNIAGDLMDLEAANCLPPGLDPVDLADSLITKYTQLWNELTQFELFDSEDQYLIEKRISRINDLGFDVEEMEISIEEDGQKVKMVPRVVEHWHHKRKLAALTGLQVQENQARRLLNSLNRYRVLLSQQENYDVPIPVAAYRWMSDIFNPCLQVVPEELKNGLDDAEIFHEILEHRWYLSEERHADVGMPFASQSYVENVLKQRVKNKES